From one Erythrobacter sp. HKB08 genomic stretch:
- the rpsM gene encoding 30S ribosomal protein S13 yields MARIAGVNLPTNKRVIIALTYIHGIGRTTAVEIANKLGIDHTRRVQDLSDEEVLRIRETIDSDHTVEGDLRRETAMNIKRLMDLKSYRGLRHRNGLPVRGQRTHTNARTRKGKAKPIAGKKK; encoded by the coding sequence GTGGCTCGTATTGCCGGGGTAAACCTCCCCACCAACAAGCGCGTTATCATCGCGCTGACCTACATTCACGGTATTGGCCGCACGACGGCCGTCGAGATCGCCAACAAGCTTGGCATCGATCACACCCGCCGTGTCCAGGACCTGTCCGACGAGGAAGTCCTGCGCATTCGTGAAACGATCGACAGTGACCACACGGTCGAAGGCGACCTTCGTCGTGAAACCGCGATGAACATCAAGCGCCTGATGGACCTCAAGTCCTATCGCGGCCTGCGTCACCGTAACGGCCTGCCCGTTCGCGGTCAGCGCACGCACACGAACGCCCGTACCCGCAAGGGCAAGGCCAAGCCGATCGCCGGGAAGAAGAAGTAA
- a CDS encoding amidase family protein → MTFPKLTDEPTALGIAAQVRSGALSPLEAVDAAIARIEALDGPINAVVVRDFDRARDRAKAMVGLDIMDSQPLFGVPMTIKESFDIAGLPTCWGHLQYKDNIATRDSKVVRQLKEAGAVILGKTNVPPDLADWQSTNPVYGRTVNPHDHSRSPGGSSGGSAAAVSSGMSACEFGTDIGGSVRVPAHFCGVWGHKSSWGLVSKHGHDHPAMAGRDAHDGVLSIAGPLARSGADIDVLMRLTATIPIRSTDKPLKECRFLVVMDQPVCPVDGAVRGPIEAAIEAMEAAGLRVDRSSDLLPDLGAQHGHYLRMLNIAMARGMPGPDGRRATATDWFDLLDAQARNEGAWENLFATYDFVLCPPAPVLAVPHHDGQIFQSEIEIDGKMVRAADGLAYAGIATFPNLPSTVLPVGGTGGLPCGMQVIGPRWSDLDCISAARGIAEILGHG, encoded by the coding sequence ATGACGTTTCCGAAGCTGACCGACGAGCCGACCGCGCTCGGAATCGCCGCGCAAGTCCGTAGCGGCGCGCTTTCGCCGCTCGAGGCGGTGGATGCCGCTATCGCCCGGATCGAGGCGCTGGATGGCCCGATCAACGCAGTCGTCGTGCGCGACTTCGACCGTGCGCGCGACCGGGCGAAGGCGATGGTCGGGCTCGACATCATGGACAGCCAGCCGCTCTTCGGCGTGCCGATGACGATCAAGGAAAGCTTCGACATCGCCGGCCTGCCGACCTGCTGGGGTCACCTGCAATACAAGGACAATATCGCCACCCGCGATTCCAAGGTCGTGCGACAGCTCAAGGAAGCCGGGGCCGTGATCCTCGGCAAGACGAATGTCCCGCCCGATCTTGCCGACTGGCAATCGACCAACCCGGTCTATGGCCGCACGGTCAATCCGCACGACCATTCGCGCAGCCCCGGCGGCTCGTCGGGCGGTTCGGCTGCGGCGGTTTCCTCAGGAATGAGCGCGTGCGAGTTCGGGACCGACATCGGCGGCTCGGTTCGCGTACCCGCGCATTTCTGCGGCGTGTGGGGTCACAAGTCGAGTTGGGGACTGGTCAGCAAGCACGGCCACGACCACCCGGCGATGGCAGGCCGCGATGCGCATGACGGCGTCCTCTCGATCGCCGGGCCGCTTGCGCGCAGCGGAGCCGATATCGACGTACTGATGCGCTTGACGGCGACGATCCCCATTCGCAGCACCGACAAGCCGCTGAAGGAATGTCGCTTCCTCGTCGTAATGGACCAGCCGGTCTGCCCGGTCGACGGCGCTGTGCGCGGACCGATCGAGGCGGCGATCGAGGCGATGGAAGCGGCAGGATTGCGCGTCGACCGCAGCAGCGACCTGCTGCCCGACCTCGGCGCGCAGCATGGCCATTACCTGCGGATGCTCAATATCGCGATGGCGCGCGGCATGCCCGGCCCCGACGGTCGGCGTGCCACCGCGACCGACTGGTTCGACCTGCTCGACGCGCAGGCGCGCAACGAAGGCGCTTGGGAGAACCTGTTCGCGACCTACGATTTCGTCCTGTGCCCGCCGGCGCCGGTCCTCGCCGTGCCGCATCACGACGGACAGATCTTCCAGAGCGAGATCGAGATCGACGGGAAGATGGTCCGCGCCGCTGACGGCCTCGCCTATGCCGGAATCGCGACTTTCCCGAACCTGCCGAGCACCGTGCTTCCCGTAGGCGGAACAGGCGGGCTGCCATGCGGCATGCAGGTGATCGGGCCGCGCTGGAGCGATCTGGACTGCATAAGTGCCGCGCGGGGAATTGCCGAGATACTGGGCCACGGCTAA
- the rplQ gene encoding 50S ribosomal protein L17: MRHGISQRKLSRKSGHRKALFRNMSAALIKHEQILTTAPKAKELRPYVEKLITLAKRGGLSNRRLALSRLGDDAQLKKLFDVLAERYADRDGGYTRIIKAGYRASDAAPMAVIELVDRDVDAKGQDSGPVMTEEDDFEDA; the protein is encoded by the coding sequence ATGCGTCACGGAATTTCGCAGCGTAAGCTGAGCCGCAAGTCGGGCCACCGCAAGGCCCTGTTCCGCAACATGTCGGCCGCGCTGATCAAGCACGAGCAGATCCTGACCACGGCTCCGAAGGCCAAGGAACTGCGTCCGTATGTCGAAAAGCTGATCACGCTTGCAAAGCGTGGCGGCCTGTCGAACCGTCGCCTGGCGCTGAGCCGTCTCGGCGACGACGCGCAGCTCAAGAAGCTGTTCGACGTCCTGGCCGAGCGTTATGCGGATCGCGACGGCGGCTACACTCGCATCATCAAGGCCGGCTACCGCGCTAGCGACGCTGCGCCGATGGCGGTCATCGAACTCGTCGACCGCGACGTCGACGCCAAGGGCCAGGACAGCGGCCCGGTGATGACCGAAGAAGACGATTTCGAAGACGCGTAA
- a CDS encoding DNA-directed RNA polymerase subunit alpha, with the protein MSVNTKNWQELKKPNTLDIKEAGGDKSRKATFVAEPLERGYGLTLGNALRRVLLSSLQGAAITSIKIENVLHEFSSLAGVREDVTDIVLNVKQIALKMEGEGAKRLQLSATGPAEVTAGDIAVTGDIEVMNKDLVICHLDEGANLNMELTADVGKGYVPAVQNRPADAPIGLIPVDSLYSPVRQVSYKVENARVGQELDYDKLSLTVETDGTVTPEDAVAYAARILQDQLTLFVHFEDGIPQPSSAMIGQAAQPEESDANQLNRYLLKKVDELELSVRSANCLKNDNIIYIGDLVQKTEAEMLRTPNFGRKSLNEIKEVLSSMGLRLGMDIPGWPPENIEEMAKKLEQELLG; encoded by the coding sequence ATGTCCGTCAATACCAAGAACTGGCAGGAACTTAAGAAACCCAACACCCTCGACATCAAGGAAGCCGGTGGCGACAAGAGCCGCAAGGCAACCTTCGTCGCAGAACCGCTCGAGCGCGGCTACGGCCTGACGCTCGGCAACGCGCTGCGCCGCGTTCTGCTTTCGTCGCTCCAGGGTGCCGCGATCACGTCGATCAAGATCGAGAACGTGCTGCACGAGTTCAGCTCGCTCGCCGGCGTGCGCGAGGACGTGACCGACATCGTCCTCAACGTGAAGCAGATTGCCCTCAAGATGGAAGGCGAAGGCGCCAAGCGTCTGCAGCTTTCCGCGACCGGCCCGGCCGAAGTCACCGCCGGTGACATCGCCGTGACCGGCGACATCGAGGTGATGAACAAGGATCTCGTGATCTGCCACCTCGACGAAGGTGCGAACCTCAACATGGAACTGACCGCAGACGTCGGCAAAGGCTACGTCCCGGCTGTCCAGAACCGTCCGGCAGACGCGCCGATCGGCCTTATCCCGGTCGACTCGCTTTACTCGCCGGTTCGCCAGGTGAGCTACAAGGTCGAGAACGCCCGCGTCGGCCAGGAACTGGACTACGACAAGCTGTCGCTGACCGTCGAAACCGACGGCACCGTTACGCCGGAAGACGCGGTGGCCTATGCCGCGCGCATCCTGCAGGACCAGCTGACCCTCTTCGTCCACTTCGAAGACGGTATCCCGCAGCCGAGCTCGGCCATGATCGGCCAGGCCGCGCAGCCGGAAGAAAGCGACGCCAACCAGCTCAACCGCTACCTTCTCAAGAAGGTCGACGAGCTGGAACTGTCGGTCCGTTCGGCCAACTGCCTCAAGAACGACAACATCATCTACATCGGCGACCTGGTCCAGAAGACCGAAGCCGAGATGCTGCGTACACCGAACTTCGGCCGCAAGTCGCTCAACGAGATCAAGGAAGTCCTCTCCAGCATGGGTCTGCGCCTCGGGATGGATATCCCGGGCTGGCCGCCGGAGAACATCGAAGAAATGGCCAAGAAGCTCGAACAGGAACTTCTCGGCTAA
- a CDS encoding prolyl oligopeptidase family protein, giving the protein MRLRTAALAASAIALAFANPISAQDMPVPTYPETRADGTVETIFGQEVADPFRWLEEDVRNSEEVAAWVARQNELTDSFLSELPGREAYEARIKELYDYERFGIPTEKGGRYFYSRNDGLQNQSVLYVREGLDGEPRMLIDPNEWAKDGATALSGWVPTEDGSKLLYSIQDGGSDWRTVRVMDVATGDILADEVEWVKFSGLSWAKDGSGFYYSRFPETGEGETFQALNTNHQVYFHRLGLDQSEDELVYATPDRPDLNHFANVTDDGRYVLVTSSSGTDDRYEVTLVSRETGEKRTLIPGFDHNYSYVGNDGDNFYFVTNDGAPREKLVMFDLAQDDPEAVTIIPEMEETLQGVSLVGGKLVASYLKDAKSLIRIHGLDGTLQRDVALPGIGSAGGFGGELDKSETFYYFSSYNRPTTIYRYDMDSGESEVWAQPDVAMNPDDYTVEQLFYTSKDGTKVPMFLVRRADIAAEGKAVPTLLYGYGGFNISLTPGFSPSRIAWLDAGGAYVVANIRGGGEYGKDWHDGGRLMNKQNVFDDFIAAGEFLKANGYTTPNGLAIEGGSNGGLLVGAVVNQRPDLVDAAHPAVGVMDMLRFDRFTAGRYWVDDYGYPSKEADFNYLLTYSPYHNVRDGEDYPAVLVTTADTDDRVVPGHSFKYTAALQAAELGDKPQIIRIETRAGHGSGKPTDKAIEEAADVGAFLAYFTGLDLSDEE; this is encoded by the coding sequence ATGCGCCTTCGCACCGCCGCCCTCGCGGCATCTGCCATCGCCCTTGCTTTTGCCAACCCCATTTCAGCCCAGGACATGCCCGTGCCGACCTATCCCGAAACCCGCGCCGACGGCACGGTCGAAACCATCTTCGGACAGGAAGTCGCCGACCCGTTCCGCTGGCTGGAAGAGGACGTGCGCAACAGCGAAGAGGTCGCCGCGTGGGTGGCGCGCCAGAACGAGCTGACCGATAGCTTCCTGTCCGAACTGCCGGGCCGCGAAGCCTACGAAGCGCGCATCAAGGAACTCTACGACTACGAACGCTTCGGCATACCGACAGAGAAAGGCGGGCGCTATTTCTACAGCCGCAACGACGGCTTGCAGAACCAGTCGGTGCTCTATGTGCGCGAAGGCCTCGACGGCGAACCGCGCATGCTGATCGATCCCAACGAATGGGCCAAGGACGGCGCGACCGCCCTGTCGGGCTGGGTCCCGACCGAGGACGGCAGCAAGCTGCTCTATTCGATCCAGGACGGCGGCAGCGACTGGCGCACCGTGCGCGTCATGGACGTCGCGACCGGCGACATACTTGCCGACGAGGTCGAGTGGGTGAAGTTCTCCGGCTTGAGCTGGGCGAAGGACGGTTCGGGTTTCTACTACAGCCGCTTCCCTGAAACGGGCGAGGGCGAGACCTTCCAGGCGCTCAACACCAACCACCAGGTCTATTTCCACCGCCTCGGCCTCGACCAGAGCGAAGACGAACTGGTTTACGCGACGCCGGATCGCCCCGATCTCAACCACTTTGCCAATGTGACCGACGACGGACGCTATGTCCTGGTGACCAGCTCGAGCGGCACGGACGACCGCTACGAGGTTACGCTGGTCAGCCGCGAAACGGGCGAGAAGCGCACGCTCATCCCCGGGTTCGATCACAATTATTCCTACGTCGGCAATGACGGCGACAATTTCTATTTCGTCACCAATGACGGCGCCCCGCGCGAGAAGCTGGTGATGTTCGACCTCGCGCAGGATGACCCGGAAGCGGTCACGATCATTCCGGAAATGGAAGAGACGCTGCAGGGCGTCTCGCTGGTTGGCGGCAAGCTGGTCGCCAGCTACCTCAAGGACGCGAAGAGCCTCATCCGCATTCACGGCCTCGACGGAACGCTGCAGCGCGACGTTGCGCTTCCCGGTATAGGCAGTGCGGGCGGCTTCGGCGGCGAGCTCGATAAGAGCGAAACCTTCTACTACTTCTCGAGCTACAACCGCCCGACCACGATCTACCGCTACGACATGGATAGCGGGGAGAGCGAGGTCTGGGCCCAGCCCGATGTCGCGATGAACCCCGACGACTACACCGTCGAGCAGCTGTTCTACACCTCCAAGGATGGCACCAAGGTGCCGATGTTCCTCGTGCGCCGCGCGGATATCGCGGCAGAGGGCAAGGCGGTTCCGACGCTGCTCTACGGCTATGGCGGCTTCAACATCTCGCTCACGCCGGGCTTCTCGCCGAGCCGCATCGCATGGCTCGATGCGGGCGGCGCCTATGTCGTCGCGAACATCCGTGGCGGCGGCGAATACGGCAAGGACTGGCACGACGGCGGCCGCCTGATGAACAAGCAGAACGTGTTCGACGACTTCATCGCAGCGGGCGAGTTCCTCAAGGCGAACGGCTACACGACGCCGAATGGCCTTGCGATCGAAGGCGGCTCGAATGGCGGTCTGCTCGTCGGTGCGGTGGTTAACCAGCGACCCGATCTCGTCGATGCGGCACACCCTGCAGTCGGCGTGATGGACATGCTGCGCTTCGACCGCTTCACCGCGGGCCGTTACTGGGTCGACGATTACGGCTATCCGTCGAAGGAAGCGGACTTCAACTACCTGCTGACCTACTCGCCCTATCACAACGTGCGTGACGGTGAGGATTATCCGGCAGTGCTGGTGACGACCGCCGACACCGACGACCGCGTGGTTCCGGGTCATAGTTTCAAATACACCGCAGCGCTGCAGGCGGCCGAGCTAGGCGACAAGCCGCAGATCATCCGTATCGAAACACGTGCCGGCCACGGCTCGGGCAAGCCGACCGACAAGGCGATCGAGGAAGCGGCCGATGTGGGCGCATTCCTGGCCTATTTCACCGGCCTGGACCTGTCGGACGAGGAATAA
- a CDS encoding PepSY domain-containing protein: MARQKFMQRFAKWHIWLGWLVGVPILMWTLTGLFMVAKPIEEVRGNHLRIEQPAQPLALPGGASPANGPVKEMRAFMQRGQAISEVTMMDGSVRRFDLASGEAIEPLDAIGAREVAASAIKGGDKVESVTFFEADAVPFDFRRPMPVWQVALEDGTHVYIGRDSGEIEAVRTRWWRGFDFMWGLHIMDLQTREDTSHPILIIFAILGVIGSLLGCILMFRRRKARVKVNG, translated from the coding sequence ATGGCACGACAGAAATTCATGCAGCGCTTCGCCAAGTGGCACATCTGGCTGGGCTGGCTGGTCGGCGTTCCGATCCTGATGTGGACGCTCACCGGCCTGTTCATGGTCGCAAAACCGATCGAGGAAGTGCGCGGCAATCACTTGCGCATCGAGCAGCCTGCACAGCCGCTAGCCCTGCCGGGCGGGGCGTCGCCCGCCAATGGCCCGGTCAAGGAAATGCGCGCCTTCATGCAGCGCGGGCAGGCGATCAGCGAAGTCACCATGATGGACGGCAGCGTGCGCCGCTTCGACCTCGCCAGCGGTGAGGCGATCGAGCCGCTCGATGCGATCGGTGCGCGCGAAGTGGCGGCAAGCGCCATCAAGGGCGGCGACAAGGTTGAAAGCGTGACCTTCTTCGAAGCCGATGCTGTTCCCTTCGACTTCCGCCGTCCGATGCCGGTGTGGCAGGTCGCACTCGAGGACGGGACGCATGTTTACATCGGGCGCGACAGCGGGGAGATCGAGGCGGTCCGCACCCGCTGGTGGCGCGGCTTCGATTTCATGTGGGGCCTGCACATCATGGACCTGCAGACGCGCGAGGATACCTCGCACCCGATCCTGATCATCTTCGCGATCCTCGGCGTCATCGGCTCGCTGCTCGGCTGCATCCTAATGTTCCGTCGGCGCAAGGCACGCGTCAAAGTCAATGGATGA
- a CDS encoding saccharopine dehydrogenase family protein, producing MRSFAMNSALKVLIIGGSGVFGSRLAALAAGEPGVEITLGGRTRSKLVDVASQLSPKPSILVLDRNAIDQEDLEPFDLVIDAAGPFQASQSHVIVAALASKTPYVDLADGRQFVADFPGFDDAARRCGVPLVTGASSIPALSHAVLDRMTAGWRAIDDIRIGIFPGNRAPRGLSVVEAILSYVGKPVRVFREGEWQQVPGWGMVHREDTGDPGRRWAAVCDTPEQDLLVQRYRPRRSAEFFAGLELGILHLGLALCAMPVRWGWLKSLRPLARPMLAISRLFLPFGSDRGAMTVEARGEDGEGRAIHARWNLRADANRGPNVPILAALALVRRFRDGWGPEPGAHVCAGMLSLREFEADFARLGIVHSQVETHGGASEALTALSRAA from the coding sequence ATGCGGAGTTTCGCGATGAATAGCGCGCTCAAGGTCCTGATCATCGGCGGCAGCGGAGTGTTCGGCAGCAGGCTTGCGGCGCTCGCGGCCGGCGAGCCGGGTGTCGAGATCACGCTCGGCGGGCGCACGCGGAGCAAGCTTGTCGACGTTGCGAGCCAGTTGTCGCCTAAGCCATCCATCCTTGTCCTCGACCGCAATGCGATCGATCAAGAGGACCTCGAGCCCTTCGACCTCGTGATCGATGCTGCCGGACCGTTCCAGGCGAGCCAGTCGCATGTGATCGTCGCCGCGCTCGCTTCGAAGACGCCCTATGTCGATCTTGCCGACGGCCGGCAGTTCGTCGCCGACTTTCCCGGGTTCGACGACGCAGCACGGCGCTGCGGCGTGCCGCTGGTCACGGGCGCGAGCTCCATCCCTGCGCTGAGCCATGCCGTACTCGACCGGATGACGGCGGGGTGGCGCGCAATCGATGACATTCGCATCGGCATCTTCCCCGGCAACCGCGCCCCGCGCGGCCTGTCGGTCGTCGAGGCGATCCTGTCATACGTCGGCAAACCCGTCCGCGTCTTCCGCGAAGGCGAATGGCAGCAGGTGCCGGGCTGGGGCATGGTCCACCGCGAGGATACCGGCGATCCGGGGCGCCGCTGGGCCGCCGTCTGCGACACGCCGGAGCAGGACTTGCTGGTCCAGCGCTACCGGCCGCGCCGGTCGGCGGAGTTCTTCGCCGGGCTCGAACTCGGCATCCTCCATCTCGGCCTCGCGCTATGCGCAATGCCGGTGCGCTGGGGCTGGCTGAAGAGCCTAAGGCCGCTGGCGAGGCCGATGCTCGCGATCTCGCGGCTCTTCCTCCCCTTTGGCTCCGATCGCGGTGCAATGACGGTCGAGGCGAGGGGCGAGGATGGCGAGGGCAGGGCTATCCATGCGCGGTGGAACCTGCGTGCCGATGCAAACCGGGGACCGAACGTCCCCATCCTCGCGGCGCTCGCTCTCGTCCGGCGGTTTCGCGATGGCTGGGGGCCGGAGCCGGGCGCGCATGTCTGTGCGGGAATGCTCTCGCTGAGAGAGTTCGAAGCGGACTTCGCGCGGCTCGGTATCGTCCACAGCCAGGTCGAAACGCATGGCGGTGCAAGCGAGGCTTTGACAGCACTGTCGCGGGCTGCATAA
- a CDS encoding trimeric intracellular cation channel family protein, with translation MDEIIPTPVLDALDVLGVAVFALSGALLAAKERQTFVTMAFFALVTGVGGGTIRDLLIDAPVFWISDPWIAAVCLATALIAWFTPTRWWEGRLLDYSDGLGLTAYAVLGSAKALSYGVPPVPAILMGIITGCVGGIIRDVVAGRPSIIMRPELYVTAAALSATLNVLGSFLPLQDWLVWTIATAAGLVLRSAAIRFNLALPSYREGRKGLEIEEVAVLTEEELETGQPSKSSSSS, from the coding sequence ATGGATGAGATAATTCCCACCCCGGTCCTCGACGCGCTCGATGTGCTGGGCGTCGCGGTCTTCGCGCTGTCGGGAGCCTTGCTCGCGGCGAAGGAGCGGCAGACTTTCGTGACCATGGCGTTCTTCGCGCTGGTCACGGGTGTCGGAGGCGGCACGATCCGCGACCTGCTGATCGATGCGCCGGTTTTCTGGATCAGCGACCCGTGGATCGCGGCCGTTTGCCTCGCGACGGCACTGATCGCCTGGTTCACGCCGACGCGCTGGTGGGAAGGTCGCTTGCTCGACTATTCGGATGGCCTCGGCCTGACGGCCTATGCCGTGCTCGGGAGCGCCAAGGCCTTGAGCTATGGCGTGCCGCCGGTTCCGGCGATCCTGATGGGCATCATCACGGGCTGTGTGGGCGGCATCATCCGCGATGTGGTTGCCGGTCGCCCATCGATCATCATGCGGCCCGAGCTCTACGTCACGGCAGCCGCGCTTTCCGCGACGCTGAATGTGCTGGGCAGCTTCCTGCCGCTGCAGGACTGGCTGGTATGGACGATCGCGACGGCGGCAGGACTGGTCCTGCGCAGCGCCGCGATCCGGTTCAACCTCGCGCTCCCTTCCTATCGCGAGGGGCGCAAAGGGCTGGAAATCGAAGAGGTTGCGGTCCTTACCGAAGAGGAACTCGAGACGGGTCAGCCGTCGAAATCTTCGTCCTCGTCATAA
- the rpsK gene encoding 30S ribosomal protein S11, whose protein sequence is MAREPAKIRRRDKKNITSGVAHINASFNNTMITITDAQGNAISWSSAGMMGFKGSRKSTPYAAQVAADDAGKKAAEHGVRTLEVEVKGPGSGRESALRGLAAVGFNITSIRDVTPIPHNGVRPSKRRRV, encoded by the coding sequence ATGGCACGCGAACCCGCCAAGATCAGGCGCCGTGACAAGAAGAACATCACCAGCGGCGTGGCGCACATCAACGCCAGCTTCAACAACACCATGATCACCATCACCGATGCGCAGGGCAATGCGATCAGCTGGTCCAGCGCCGGCATGATGGGCTTCAAGGGTAGCCGCAAGTCGACGCCGTATGCCGCGCAGGTCGCTGCAGACGATGCCGGCAAGAAGGCTGCGGAACACGGTGTTCGCACCCTCGAAGTCGAAGTGAAGGGCCCGGGCTCGGGTCGTGAGAGCGCGCTGCGTGGTCTCGCTGCAGTCGGCTTCAACATCACGTCGATCCGTGACGTGACGCCGATCCCGCACAACGGCGTGCGGCCTTCGAAGCGGCGCCGCGTCTGA
- a CDS encoding serine hydrolase, with product MIRQTLAAGALLLATIPIAVPATAQSQQDELDTRYDRALAAGYKALFLCSAIANAERAGTTRTPQSVHDWELTGIQAPLDDIVRELPYEIMRNPAPDAQIRGVKVEWAEDMPPRLALHDSQRGCSIMPIGGGGPPVVTLREAPDMEMAWPEAQASAVLDATVATAFEQEEGIGPRTTAVVVLQDGEIAAERYAEGFNRNTPQRTWSVAKSITATLVGAAVHRGEAKVDNKMGNGLPHAVLPEWSKAGDARMLISIDHLLRMASGRYSDTPGNRTDPLYFGGSSVEETAVHWPLVHKPGTVYRYANNDTLMAVKAIAWSFDQHPPSAFFDQVGMNHTVAETDWEGSYVLSSQVWSTARDLALFGQLYLDDGVLPDGTRILPEGWVEYVSSPSGPQPEGRGFGYGAGFWLLNASEGIPSDTFAALGNRGQHVVIVPSRKIVIVRRGEDPAGTRFDIEAFTRSVLKAIED from the coding sequence ATGATCCGTCAGACCCTCGCAGCCGGCGCGCTGCTTCTCGCCACGATCCCGATTGCCGTGCCTGCCACGGCCCAGAGCCAGCAGGACGAACTCGACACCCGCTACGACCGCGCGCTCGCGGCAGGCTACAAGGCGCTTTTCCTATGCAGCGCGATCGCAAATGCCGAGCGGGCGGGCACGACGAGGACACCGCAGAGCGTCCACGATTGGGAACTGACGGGCATCCAGGCGCCGCTCGACGATATCGTGCGCGAACTGCCTTACGAGATCATGCGTAATCCAGCACCGGATGCACAGATCCGCGGCGTGAAGGTCGAATGGGCCGAGGACATGCCGCCACGCCTTGCACTGCATGATTCCCAGCGCGGCTGCTCGATCATGCCGATCGGCGGAGGTGGCCCGCCGGTGGTGACGCTGAGAGAGGCACCGGACATGGAAATGGCCTGGCCCGAAGCGCAGGCGAGCGCGGTGCTCGATGCGACGGTCGCCACCGCGTTCGAGCAGGAGGAAGGCATCGGCCCCCGAACCACGGCCGTCGTGGTGCTCCAGGACGGCGAAATCGCCGCCGAGCGATATGCCGAGGGCTTCAATCGCAACACGCCGCAGCGCACGTGGTCGGTCGCCAAGAGCATCACGGCGACGCTGGTAGGCGCTGCGGTCCATCGCGGCGAGGCCAAGGTCGACAACAAGATGGGCAACGGCCTCCCGCACGCCGTCTTGCCCGAATGGTCCAAGGCGGGCGATGCGCGCATGCTCATCAGTATCGACCACCTGCTGCGGATGGCTTCGGGGCGCTATTCTGACACGCCGGGCAACCGGACCGACCCGCTTTACTTCGGTGGCAGCTCGGTCGAGGAGACAGCGGTTCACTGGCCGCTCGTCCACAAGCCGGGGACCGTCTATCGCTATGCCAACAACGACACGCTGATGGCGGTGAAGGCAATCGCCTGGAGCTTCGACCAGCATCCGCCGAGCGCCTTCTTCGACCAGGTCGGCATGAACCACACCGTCGCCGAGACCGACTGGGAGGGCAGCTATGTGCTTTCGAGCCAGGTCTGGTCCACCGCGCGCGATCTTGCGCTGTTTGGGCAGCTCTATCTCGACGACGGCGTGCTGCCCGACGGTACGCGTATCCTGCCCGAGGGCTGGGTCGAATATGTCTCCTCGCCGAGCGGCCCGCAGCCCGAGGGGCGCGGCTTCGGCTACGGTGCGGGCTTCTGGCTGCTCAATGCGAGCGAGGGCATTCCGTCCGACACGTTCGCCGCTCTCGGCAATCGCGGGCAGCATGTCGTGATCGTGCCGAGCCGCAAGATCGTCATCGTGCGGCGCGGCGAGGATCCCGCCGGCACACGCTTCGATATCGAGGCTTTCACGCGCTCCGTGCTCAAGGCAATCGAGGATTGA
- a CDS encoding DUF4166 domain-containing protein — MSVAVERNSAPLQRVDPGHGGKAVDLRFRRLVGEAAWRRLPAAVQARFAKRIGPSDIAVYRGEVLSTKHSRLGWMLAQAARLFGSPLPLESGGKQVAVVSVSEHAQSGGQCWTRVYSRAGSFPQAINSAKQFRGPTGLEEYLGRGFGMALKVEADQSGLVFRSDHYFLRLGRLRLRIPHWMGPGRTTVVHRDLGKGRFAFDLRLDHPLFGALVVQHAEFRDE, encoded by the coding sequence ATGAGCGTAGCAGTCGAACGGAATTCCGCGCCGCTCCAACGGGTGGATCCCGGCCATGGCGGCAAGGCGGTGGACCTGCGGTTCAGGCGATTGGTCGGCGAAGCCGCGTGGCGAAGACTGCCGGCTGCAGTGCAGGCCCGCTTCGCCAAGCGCATTGGTCCTTCGGACATCGCGGTCTACCGGGGCGAAGTCCTCTCAACGAAGCATTCGCGGCTTGGCTGGATGCTGGCGCAGGCAGCGCGCCTGTTCGGTTCTCCCCTCCCGCTCGAAAGTGGCGGAAAACAGGTCGCGGTCGTCTCCGTCAGCGAACATGCGCAGAGCGGCGGGCAATGCTGGACGAGGGTTTACAGCCGCGCAGGTTCCTTCCCGCAGGCGATCAATAGCGCGAAACAATTCCGTGGACCGACGGGGCTCGAGGAATATCTCGGGCGCGGCTTCGGCATGGCGTTAAAGGTAGAGGCCGACCAAAGCGGCCTGGTCTTCCGCAGCGACCACTATTTCCTTCGCCTCGGCAGGCTGCGCCTTCGCATTCCGCACTGGATGGGGCCGGGCCGCACGACAGTCGTCCACCGCGATCTCGGCAAGGGGCGCTTTGCTTTCGACCTCAGGCTCGACCATCCGCTATTCGGCGCACTGGTCGTGCAGCATGCGGAGTTTCGCGATGAATAG